A genomic region of Papaver somniferum cultivar HN1 chromosome 7, ASM357369v1, whole genome shotgun sequence contains the following coding sequences:
- the LOC113298308 gene encoding protein indeterminate-domain 5, chloroplastic-like produces MAAASSSSFFGTREEDQNQMMKQQQQQQSSTPTSSTAPVTAPAQKKKRNLPGTPNPDAEVIALSPKTLMATNRFICEVCNKGFQREQNLQLHRRGHNLPWKLKQKTTKEVKRRVYLCPEVTCVHHDPSRALGDLTGIKKHFCRKHGEKKWKCDKCSKRYAVQSDWKAHSKTCGTREYRCDCGTLFSRRDSFITHRAFCDALAQESARLPTGLSTMGSHLYGSNSNMGLGLSQVGSQLSSLQDQSQPSTDLLRLGGAGGTQFDHLMPPSAPSPFRSSQTTPSSAFFLPNSNQEFHDHQEPPSHHGLLQNKPFHGLMQLPELQNPTTNNSPSAAVAAAANLFNLSFFSNSSTTSSNANNGNNISSSSLLLSDQFNNGNPGGDQGNIFSGNIMGDQNIGSNVSSLYNGSGQNDTAVPQMSATALLQKAAQMGSTTSGNNAMLRGFGSSSSTSARPSDNRAHLSTNFRGSFGGNGSGGSGGGGGESLRSQIENENHLQDLMNSLANGNSSIFGGGSSGGTNTFGGNNNTGGQESNFGGFNSNRVTLEQQQQQQHHQHGSSNMSSMEDPKLHQNLTVSMGGSDRLTRDFLGVGGGMVRSMGGGISQRDQQQQQQQQQHHNSDLSSLDSEMKSGSANRSFGGGNLQ; encoded by the exons ATGGCTGCAGCTTCTTCGTCATCCTTCTTTGGAACTAGAGAAGAAGATCAAAACCAAATGAtgaaacaacaacagcaacaacagtcATCAACACCAACATCATCAACAGCTCCAGTAACTGCACCTGCTCAGAAGAAAAAGAGGAATCTCCCAGGAACACCAA aTCCAGATGCAGAAGTGATAGCACTATCTCCCAAGACTCTAATGGCCACAAACAGATTCATATGTGAGGTATGCAACAAAGGATTTCAAAGAGAGCAAAATTTACAGTTACACAGAAGAGGACATAATTTGCCTTGGAAGCTAAAACAAAAGACAACAAAAGAAGTGAAGAGAAGAGTCTACTTATGTCCTGAAGTAACATGCGTACATCACGATCCTTCTAGGGCTCTTGGTGATCTTACTGGTATCAAGAAACATTTTTGTAGAAAACATGGTGAAAAAAAATGGAAGTGTGATAAGTGCTCTAAGAGATATGCTGTTCAATCTGATTGGAAAGCTCACTCCAAGACTTGTGGTACTAGAGAATATAGATGTGATTGTGGCACTCTCTTCTCaag GCGTGATAGCTTTATAACCCATAGAGCTTTCTGTGATGCTTTAGCTCAAGAAAGTGCAAGGCTTCCTACCGGCTTAAGCACCATGGGAAGTCATTTATACGGAAGTAACAGCAACATGGGATTAGGTTTATCTCAAGTTGGTTCCCAGCTGTCCTCACTACAAGACCAAAGTCAACCATCTACTGATCTTTTACGACTGGGTGGTGCAGGAGGTACACAATTTGATCATCTTATGCCTCCTTCGGCTCCTTCACCATTTCGATCATCACAAACTACACCATCATCCGCCTTTTTCCTTCCAAACTCAAACCAAGAATTTCATGATCACCAAGAACCTCCATCGCACCACGGGTTATTACAAAATAAACCATTTCATGGTTTGATGCAGCTTCCTGAACTTCAAAACCCTACTACAAATAATTCTCCATCTGCTGCCGTGGCTGCCGCTGCTAACCTGTTTAACCTTAGTTTCTTCTCAAATAGCAGCACTACGAGCAGTAATGCTAACAACGGTAACAACATTTCCTCTTCTAGTCTTTTATtatcggaccaattcaacaatggaaatcctggtggtgatcaaggaaatatattttcGGGTAATATTATGGGTGATCAAAACATAGGTTCCAATGTTTCTTCTCTCTACAATGGCTCTGGTCAAAATGACACAGCTGTTCCTCAAATGTCTGCTACTGCATTACTTCAAAAAGCTGCTCAAATGGGTTCAACTACAAGTGGCAATAATGCAATGTTAAGAGGTTTTGGTAGTTCTTCGTCAACAAGTGCAAGGCCATCAGATAATAGAGCACATCTGTCTACCAATTTTCGAGGTAGCTTTGGCGGTAATGGCAgtggtggttctggtggtggAGGTGGGGAGAGTTTAAGATCACAGATTGAAAATGAGAATCATCTTCAGGACTTGATGAATTCTCTCGCAAATGGAAATTCTTCCATATTTGGTGGTGGGTCATCAGGAGGAACTAACACGTTTGGTGGTAATAATAATACTGGTGGTCAAGAGTCAAACTTCGGCGGATTTAACTCGAATCGGGTTACATtggaacagcaacaacaacaacaacatcatcaacatGGTAGCTCAAATATGTCTAGCATGGAAGACCCGAAACTGCATCAAAATCTTACGGTGAGTATGGGCGGTTCAGACAGATTAACGAGAGACTTTCTCGGTGTTGGTGGCGGGATGGTGAGAAGTATGGGTGGTGGAATATCTCAAAGagatcaacaacagcagcagcagcaacaacaacatcataataGTGATCTAAgttccttggattcagaaatgaAATCTGGGTCAGCAAATCGATCTTTCGGAGGAGGGAATTTGCAGTAA